The genomic window GGCCTGGCGGCGCGACACCGCGTTCTCGGTCGCCCCGGTGATGGCGGCGATCAGGTCGGAATTGGAATCTTCGGCGGTAAAGACGCCATTGTTGCGCCCCAGGCGCAGCACCACGATGCGGTCGGCGACGGCGCGCACGTCCTCCATGTTGTGCGAAATCAGGATCACCCCCAGGCCGCGGTCGCGCAGCCGCTCGATCAGGTTCAGCACCTCGGCGGTCTGGGCGACCCCCAGGGCGGCGGTGGGTTCGTCAAGCATCACGATGCGCGGATCGGTCAGCAGCGAACGGGCGATGGCGACGGTCTGGCGTTGCCCACCCGACAGCGAGGCGATGGGTTCGCGCACCGAGGGGATGCGGGCCGACAGTTCGCGCAGCAGCGTCCAGGCCTTGACCTCCATCTGCACCTCGTCAAGCGCCCAGGGCGACAGTTCCTGACCAAGGAACAGGTTGGCTACCACATCGAGATTCTCGCACAGCGCCAGATCCTGGAATACGGTCGCAATGCCCAGTTCGATGGCGCGGCCGGGACTGTCCATCGTCACCGGCTGGCCCATGAATTCGATGCTGCCGCTGGTGGGCTGATGCACCCCCGCCAGCACCTTGATCAGCGTGGACTTGCCGGCGCCGTTGTCGCCGACCAGGGCCACAACCTCGCCCGCGTGCACGTCCAGTTCGATGTCCTGCAGCGCCTGCACCGCCCCGAACTGCTTGGATACCCCGCGCAGCCGCAGGATCGGCTGGGCGGCATTCTGGCTATCGACCATCGCTTGCCTCCGTCGCAAGGAACCGCACGCGCCTTGCGGCGCGTGCGGCGGGGGGGTTACTGGATGATGCCCAGCTCGCGGCAGGCGTCGGCATAATCGGCGGTGCAGACTTCTTCCGCAGTCTGGATGCCCTTGTCGAAAATCTCGGCCTTGATGTTCTCGCGGGTGACGACGGCAGGCACGAACAGCTCGGACGGGGTGTTGTAAAGCGTGGTCTTGGCCTCGGGCGTCTCGCCCTTGAGGAATTTCACCGTGACATCGGCCGCGGCGCGGGCCACGATTTCCGACGGCTTCGAGATCGTATTGTATTGATCGCCCGCAATGATCAGTTGCAGCGCGGCGATGGTGGCGTCGTTGCCGGTCACCGGCGGCAGCGGGTTCACGCCCGCGGCCTTCAGCGCCGCGATCGCGCCGCCGGCGGTGCCGTCATTGGCGGCGACGATGCCCTTGATCTCGGCGCCGAAGCGGTTGATCTGGCCGGCGGTGAATTCCTGCGCCTTGGGCGGCGCCCAGTCGGGCGTGTCGTATTCGGCCAGGGTCTTGTATTCCGAGGCATCCAGCGCCGCATCGACGCCGTCCCGGATCAGACCCGCCGCCGCATCCGTGGGCGAACCGTTGATCTGCAGCACGCCCGAACCCGCCGGCACGCCTTGCGCCTTGAGGTGATCGATCAGCGATTGCGCGATCGCCTGGCCGATGCCCTTGTTGTCGAAGGACACGTAATAATCCGCCGGCACATCCGGGATCGGGCGGTCATAGGCGATGACCTTGACCCCTTGCGACTGCGCGATCTGCACCAGCCCGGCTGCGGCCGAGGAATCGACCGGGTCCAGCACCACGATCTTGGCGCCCTGGGCGATCACCGAATTGAACTGTTGCTGTTGCAGCGACACATCCGCATTGGCGTTCTGATAGATCACCGTGCAATCGGCACAAAGCTCGGCCATCGCCGCCTTGAAGCCGGGGAAGTCGTGCTGTTCGTAGCGCGTCGATGCCTGGTCGGGCATCAGGAAGGCCACGGTCGCGGCCTCTTGCGCCATGGCCGCGCCTGCCAGCAGCGTGGTCAGGGCCAGGGGTGCCGCTGCCAGCGGGAATCTGGATGTCATCTGTGTTCTCCTCCATCGCCGGGCACAGCTGGGCCCGGGCCACTGCGCCGGGGCCGTGGCCGGCAAGCCGGACCCCGATCATGACTGCCAAGGCGCGTTCCTCCCGGATAGCGCCATCGATGCAGCATCAATGCTCAATCGATGTAGCAATGTTGTTGCAGCTTTGCTTCCATGTCAAGATACTGTCATGGCCGGTCAGGCTGCGTCCTCATCACTTGCCGGAGTCCCATGGCCGAGATCAGCGAAAACCCGGGCAGGCGCCCAACCATCTACGATATCGCGCAAATCGCCGGGGCCAGCCCCAGCGCCGTCAGCGCGATCCTGAACGGCACCTGGAAAAAGCGTCGGATCAGCGCCGCCCTGGCCGAGCGTGTCGGCCGAATCGCCCGGGAGCAGGGCTATGCCGTCAACCTGCAGGCCAGCCTGCTGCGCCGCGACCGCTCGCGCATCATCGGCATGATCATTCCGAAATACGACAACCGCTATTTCGGCGCCATTGCCGAAGGCTTCGAGATTCGCGCGCGGCAGCGCGGATTGTTTCCTGTCATCACCTGCACCCAGCGCGACCCGGCGCTGGAAGTCGAGGCGGCACGCGAGATGATGTCCTATCAGGCGGAATGCCTGATCGCCACCGGCGCCACCGACCCTGACCGAATCGCCGAGGTCTGCGCGCAATCGGGGGTGCGCACCATCAATCTGGACCTGCCCGGGCAGATGATGCCTTCGGTGGTTTCCGACAATTTCGGCGGGGCGCGCGATCTGGCGGCGCGGATCCTGGACCGGGTGCAGCAGGATTTCGGGCGGGCGGCGCCGCTGCATTTCATCGGCGGACGGGCGCAGGATCACAACACCCGCGAACGTTTGCGCGGGTTTCTGGCGGCGCATGCCGAACGCGGGCTGGCGGTGCCCGAGTCGCAGCGCATCATGCACGGCTATTCCGCCACCAGGACCGAGGCAGCGCTTGCCGGCCTGGCTCTTGCCGATGGCAGCGGGGTATTCGTCAATTCCACCATCGCGCTCGAAGGCTTCATCCGCTGGCTTTACGGGCCGGGGGGACGGCCTGATCTGCGTTTCGGCTGCTTCGACTGGGATCCCTTTGCCGGTTTCCTGCCGCAGAATGTCGGCATGATGCGGCAGGATGTCGAAACCATGCTGGCACGGGTATTCGAGCTGGTGGACCGTCCGCCCGATGTGGTCAGGCGCATGGACATTCCCTGCATCTTCACGCCCGCGCTGCCCGCGCAGGATTGCTGAGGCCACGCGCCGCGCAAGGTCCGGCCAAGGTGCGGTCTTTCTGTGGCAATCCGTTTTGCCAGGCCAGCGCGGCGACAAATTATCAGGCCGCCGCGAGGTTGCGGCGACCCGGAATGACCGGATCTGGTCCCGTTCAGGCCGGAACCGGTTCGGGGGCAGGCGCGCGGATCCCCGCCTTGGCCAGGATCGGCAGGACGTTGTCGCGGAAATAGGGGAACTCTTCGGCATAATCGACAAACGACAGCGTCGTGCCGTTGAACCCGGCCGCGTGCAGCGCCAGCAGGCCTTCGGCCACCTGTTCGGGCGTGCCGACCAGCGGATATCCGCCATGTCCCGCCGCCATGCGGTCGCGGATCAATGCCAGCAGATCATGCGGAAAGGAATGCGCATGGGCAAATTGCAGCCGGACAAGGTTGTCGACCGCTTCCCAGTCGGCGTTGGTCTTGCCGGTATGTTCCAGATAATCGCGCGCTTCTTTTTCCGTTGGCCGGCAGACCACATGCGAAAAGGTCATCACCCCGACCTTGCGCCCGACGTTGCTGCCCATCGCCTTCAGCTCGGCGATTTCATCCCTGGACCTGCCCAGATCTATGGCGGGCGTGAACAGGAAGTTGGCGTTCTGCACCGCGAAACCGCGGCCCTGAGCAGAGCCGGCCGCATTCAGGATGGGAATTTCCGCAGCAGGCCGCGGGTCGCCCAGCACGTTGCGCAGCTTGAAATATTTCCCGTCCCAATCGAAGGCCTCGGTTCGGGTCCAGAGCGCCTTGACGATGTCGAACCATTCCTGCGCGTAACCGTAGCGGGTCTCATGATCGTCCGGCAGGGTCAGTCCAAGGGCGTCGTATTCGGGCTTGTTCCAGCCTGCGACGATGTTCAGGCCGGCGCGACCATTCCCGATCTGGTCCAGCGTGGCGAGTTGCTTGGCCACCACGACCGGATGATTGGCCACCGTGTGGATGGTCGAGAACACGGTCAGGTTGCGTGTCTGGGCCAGAAGCCCGGCGGCCCAGGTCATGGTTTCCAGGACGCTGCCATGAAAATTGGTTTCGCCACCATAGCCGATCCAGCGGGCAATCGGCAGCATGAAGTCGATACCGGCGGCATCCAGCATCTTTGCCAGTCGCAGGTTGTTCGCGAAGGAGTTGTTCCAGCGTTCCGGAACCTTGGTCACGGTCATGCCGCCCGAGCAGTTGGTGGCAAAAGTTCCCAGCAGGAAAGTGTCACGGTCCAGCAGTCGTTCTGCAGCGTTCATCGGGGTTCCCTGTCGAATTTGTAATTGAAGTTATAATAAATAATCTATCATAAAATCGACATGGACGCAAGCGCAGCATCCGGGCATATTCCTGTGCAAGGACAAGATGATGAGCGATCCCGACCAGAGCGAAAAAAGGAATCAGCCGCAGGCGCTTGATCGCAGCTGGCATCTGGCTGCCAGCCGGTCCGAGCAGAAAGTGGCCGATCTGGAATATGCGCTGATGCGCTGTCATGAGGCCTTTGGCCGCTGGCAGACGGAATGTCTGGCCGCTGTGGGCGATTTCAACCACAGCGGGCCTGAAAACGCGCTGCTGCACATCATCCGCATGAATGATCGCCCAAAGACCATTCATGATCTGGCCCATATGGCAAATCGCAACGACATTCCCAATATCCAGTACAGCCTGCGCAAGCTGATCGCCGCCGGGCTGGTCGCGCGCAGCGGCTCGGGCCGCGCGGGGGTCATCTATCAGGTGACCGAGCTGGGGCGTTCCGTCACCGACCGCTATGCGAGGATTCGCGCCGAGCTTCTGGTGGCGGGGGTCGATGGCGTGCCTGGGCTGATGGATCGTCTTGCCGATGCTGCCCGCTGTCTGGAATTGCTGACCGGCATCTATGAACAGGCGGCACGCAATGCTGCCAGCCTGCGGCGCAGGCCCGGCCATGTCGCGCCCGGCGGTGACGGGGGGTCATGAAACTTTCCTTTGCCTTATGCGTCCGCAGGGCGCATAAGGGGGCCGCGACGTTGATTCCTTCTGCATCCTGTCTCCTTCCCGGCTTCAGTCTGCTTCCGAACTGACCGAGCCGGGTCGCTGCATTCCGCGAGCGACATTCCATCCAGGAGACATCACATGGCCAATGGCACCGTGAAATGGTTCAACGCCACCAAAGGCTTCGGCTTCATCGCCCCGGAAAACGGCGGCAAGGACGTGTTCGTCCACATCTCGGCTCTCGAGCGTGCCGGCATCCGTCAACTGAATGACGGCCAGCCCGTGACCTTTGAAATCGAAACCGGCCGCGATGGCCGTCAGTCGGCGCGCGACCTGGCTCTGGCCTGATCGCCTGTTGGCGGCGCGGCCAGCCGTTCGCGCGGCCGCGCGCATGAACATCCGCGGCAACCCGGCCTGACGGTCGGGCTGCCCGATAGACGCAGGGGTCAGCCCCAGCGCATTTCCCCGGTGGCGACCTTGCTGCCAATGTCCAGCGCCACCCCCATCTCAAGCTGCGGATAGCGCGCCAGCATCGCTGCCCGCAGCGCCGCGGCGTCACTGGCGCGGGCAAGTTCTTCCTCGAATGCGCGCAGATAGTTCCGGGTATGATCGATCGCGGCCAGACCGGTGGCGGCATCGCGCGTCATGTGCCCGGGAATCACCACCTGCGGTTGGCGCGCCGCGATCCGGTCCAGATTGTCGATCCAGGCCGCCCGGCTTTCGGCACTGGGTGTATCGGCGGTCCAGACATGCACTCCCGAAAAGATCATCACCCCGCCCAGCACCGCCTGCAGATCCGGCGACCAGATATAGCGCCGGTTTGGCAGACCGGTGGCGGCGACGATTTCCAGTGGCCGGCCGTCGACCAGCAGCGCCGGCCCGTCGAACGGCTGCGGCATCACGATGTCGTCCAGGGTCTGTGGGCCATTGTCCTGCAGTTGCGGACCCCAGGTTTCCAGCTTCTTGACCACATTGGCCTGGATCGCGGCGATGGTCTCGCTGGCGGCCAGGACCTGGGCCTCGGGGAAGGTCTGCTGAATCGGCTTCAGGCTGAAATAATAGTCGGGGTCGGACTGGCTGACATAGATGGTGGTCAGCTTCCGGCCGCTGGCCCGGATCGCATCGGCCAGCGCCCGGCCATCGCCATAGGTGAAGCCGGCATCGATCAACACCGCCTCGGTCGGGCCGCTGACCAGAACCGGCGCGCGGAAGAAACCATTGGCGCCGGCGGGAAAATGGGTCCAGTTCAGCTCTGGCGTGCTTGCACGGGCGGCGGCACCTAGTGCGGTTGCGGCCCCCAGCGCCAGCGAGGCGCCCATCAGATCGCGGCGGGTCATCATCATCTTCTCCTGTTGCGAAAGGCGGGGCGGCAAACCGGCCCCGATTGCGTCATGGCGTCCAGATAGGCCTTGGCGAATGATCGATAAATCCGGCATGATGCGACACACTGTTTGATGTTGGCAAACAATCATGGGGGCTGACGTGGGGCCGGTGAACCTGAACCGTCTGGCTTATTTCGTCGCCGTGGCCGAAACCGGCTCCTTTACCCGCGCCGCCCAGCGTCTGGGGATCGGCAAGGCGGTGGTCAGCCAGCAGGTCAGCCGGCTCGAGGACGAATTGCGCGTGACGCTGCTGTTGCGCAGCACCCGCAAGGTGCAGCTGACCGAGGCCGGCCGCGCCCTGCAGACGCGCTGCGCGGCGATCTTTGCCGAAGCCGGCAGCGCGATCGAGGAAATCGCCCGCCTCAAGGCCGAGCCGCAGGGCTTCTTGCGGGTTGCTGCCTCGGACGATTACGGCAGCCATCGCGTGGCGGCGGTGGCGGCGCGGTTCTGCCGCACCCATCCCGCCTGCAGGGTGGAACTGCTGCTGTCGGATCGGCAAAGCGATCTGATCGGGGATCAGGTCGATGTGGCCATCCGCGTCGGCTGGCTCGAGGATTCCAGCCATCAGGCGCGGCGGATCGGCGGTTTCCGGCAGCTGGCAGTGCTGGCGCCGGATCTTTCCGCCGATGTGATGGTGCCCGCCGATCTGGCGGGTCTGCCCTTCATCGCCAATGCGGCGTTGAAGGAACCGCTGCACTGGCGCTTTCAGCGCGCCGACGGTGCGGTGGCGGCGGTGCGGCTGACGCCGGTGATGACCACCAATTCGACGCCGGCGGCGCTGGCCGCGGCGCTCGCCGGCGGCGGGCTGACGGTGCTGCCCGATTTCCTGGTGGCCGACGACCTGGCCCGGGGCCGGCTGCGGCAGGTGCTGCCCGACTGGCATCTGCCGGCCGGCGGTGTCTTTGCCGTCTATCCGGCGGCGCGCTATCGCGCGCCCAAGGTGACGGCCTTTGTCGACATGCTGGCCGCCGCCCATCGCACACTGGGCGGCGGCCGATGATGTCGGGGCTGCTGTCCGCGCTCAGAAATCCATGCGCACGCCCAGCGTCACCGTGCGCCCCGGCGCATAAAGCGGGTCGATCTGCCGGCTGCCGCGCTGGCGCTGGACATAGCTTGAACGCTCGTAATAGGCGCGGTCGAACAGGTTATCGACACCCAGGTGCACGGCGATGTTGTCATAGGACGCCGGCCGCCATTCGCCATACAGGTTGACCACCGTATAGCTGGTGTGATCGGCAAACCCGGCCGCTGTCATTTCCGGGCTGGACAGCTTGCCCGCCCATTCGACGGTGCCGCCGAACTTCAGGTTGTGCTGCGGGATTTCCTGATCGAGATACAGCGTCGCGATCTCGCCCACAGGCACGGCAGCGCCACCTGCGGGCAGCACCTCGACCCCGTCCTGGGTGACCTTGGCCTTGGTGAAGCTGCCGCCGATGCGGCCGCTGCCCCAGCTGTAGGCACCCTGCAGCGTGAACCCGCGCGAGCGGTATTCGGCCTCGTTGCCCAGATAGGGGGCAGCGCCTTCGGGGAACTGGAACTCGCCCATGTCCTTCAGACGGGTATCGAACAGCGTCAAGTTGCCGGTCCAGTTCGCCTGATCGACGTTGAGCCCCAGTTTCAGGTTCCGGGCCGACGATGGTTCGTAATCGCTGGCGACGTAAAGATCGGAGCCGCGTGCATGCAGCAAGGCATATTCGCCGAAGGTATAGCCCAGCCAGGTATGCGAGGCGCCGGCGAAAACCTCGTAGCCCTCGGCGAACTCATAGGACAGGGTGCCGTTCACGCTGGCGCCGGTATCGGCATGGCGGCCGCCGTTGAAATCGGTGTAGCGGTGGTGATCCAGGCGCAGGCCGGTGGACAGGTCGATGCCGTTGTCGAATTCGAAACGCCCCTGCACAAAGGCGCCGACCTGCATGGTCTGCATGGTCCAGTAACGCACATCGGTGTCGCCGTAATTGTCGACATCGTAATCATCATAGGCCCAGTCCACCCCGGCGGTAATGCGGCCCTGACCCAGGGTATAGGTGTTTTGCAGCTTGCCGCCGATGGTGCGATTCTTCAGGTTCATGTCGCCATTGACCGCGCCGACCAGATAGTTCGGACGCTCATAGCGATTGTCGCTGACAAAGATCATCGCTTCGGGATCCCAGGCGTCGCTGGGGGCGGTCGAACTGTATTTCAGCGTCAGCGTGTCGCGGGTGATCTGCAGCGGATAGACGGCGCGGTCGATGCCCGGACCCGACAGGTCCATGTTCATCTTGATCGTGCGGTCGCCGTCGTCACGGCTGCGATCATAGGAAAGCTCCAGGCGGTGGGCGTCGAATTCGTAACCCAGCTTGACCAGGCCGCCCAGCACCGACGGGGCGGTGCCGTCCATCTTCAATCCGTTGCCGGCCTTGTAATCCTTGCCATCGGTGGCATGCAGCATGGCGAACCAGTCGAAACCGCCATAAAGTCCGTAACCGGCCAGCGATGCCGACAACCCGCGCCCGTTCGAGCCATAGGACAGGGCGGCACGACCGCCCTGATTGCGGCCTTCGCTCAACAGATCGCGGGCGCCTACGGTTTCATAACGCACGGCCCCCGCGGCCGCGCCGAAGCCGGCATCTGCAGCGGCTGCGCCGGCCTCGACCTCGACCGATTTCAGAAAGGCAGGGTCAACCACATTCGATCCGGTGTGATGCCAGCTGGTCGGCCCCTGCGGCACGCCATCCACGCTAACGGCGAGGTTCGACTGCTCGAGGCCAAAGACATGGATGCGCTTGGCCGAGGCCGCGCCGCCGGAAACCGTCACGGCCGAGCTGCGGGCAAAAAGCTCCGACACATCGGCCGGTTGGAGCGCCTCGAGATCCTCGGCGGTGATGCTGACGCCGCCGGTGGCTTCGACGTTTTCCTGGCCTTGGGCAATCAGGGTGATCGGGTTCAGGACCACGGCCTTGTCTTGACCCTGCACTGTCGCCTGCTGCGCCAGCAATGCTGTCGAGAGCGCAAGCAGGGACACGCCCGCAAGCGGGATAATATATTGATATCGCATTGTTATTACCTTGAGGTCGGTGATTGCCGGCCTATCTAGAAAATGCCGTTGCCGATTCACAAGTGTTTTAATCAGGAATAACGGCAATAGATGACAATTTTTATATGATATGTGGCCGATGGGCCGCACCTGTTATCGATGCGGAACAGGTTCCGGCCCGCATCGCGGGGCTGGCGCAACCGGGGGCAAAAGGTCTAAGGCGGGACGATACCCATTCCGGAAAGCGCAAGATGACCATTCACCTTTATCGCAACGATCTGCCGGACGATCTGGACCTTGGCCCGGTGGTGGCCATCGATACCGAAACCATGGGCCTGGACCCGCGCCGCGACCGGCTGTGCCTGGTGCAGATGTCGTCGGGCGACGGCCATGCCCATCTGGTGCAGATCGCGCGCGGCCAGCGCCAGGCACCCAATCTGACGCGGATGCTGGCCGATCCCAAGGTGCTGAAGCTGTTCCATTTCGGCCGCTTCGACATCGCCGCGCTCGAGGCCTGTTTCGGCGTCGTCACCCGCCCCGTCTGGTGCACCAAGATCGCGTCGAAGATGGTGCGGACCTTCACCGACCGGCATGGGCTGAAATATCTTCTGGCCGAACTGGTCGGCGTCGATATTTCCAAGCAGCAGCAGACCAGCGACTGGGGCGCCGAGGAGCTGACCGAGGCGCAGCTGGAATATGCCGCCTCGGACGTGCTGCATCTGCATCAGCTGAAGGCCGAACTGGAACGTCGGCTGGAGCGCGAGGGCCGGCTGGGCCTGGCGCAGGCCTGTTTCGACTTCCTTCCCGCCCGCGCCCACCTGGACCTGCTGGGGTGGGGGGATGAAAACGACATCTTCCATCACTAGATAGCCCGCCATGAGCGCATATCTCGATACAGCCGTGCGAGTCATCCGCACCGAAGCCGAAGGGCTGAACCGCCTTGCCGACACGCTGGGCGACAGCTTCGACCGGGCGGTGGCCCTGATCCTGTCCGCCCGTGGCCGGGTCATCGTCTCGGGCATGGGCAAATCCGGCCATGTCGGGCGCAAGATCGCGGCCACGCTGGCCTCGACCGGCACGCCGGCGCAATTCGTCCACCCGGCCGAGGCCAGCCACGGCGACCTGGGCATGGTGACACAGGGCGATGTGGCGCTGGTGCTGTCGAACTCCGGCGAAACCCCCGAACTGGCCGATCTGATCGCGCATACCCGCCGGTTCCAGATCCCGCTGATCGGGGTGGCCAGCCGGCCCGGCTCTACCCTGCTGCGGCAGGCGGATGTGGCGCTGGACCTGCCCGCCGCGGCCGAGGCCTGCGGCACCGGAATCGTGCCCACGACATCAACCACCATGACCATGGCGCTGGGCGATGCCCTGGCCGTGGCGCTGATGGAACATCGCAAGTTCACCCCCGACCATTTCCGCACCTTTCACCCCGGCGGCAAGCTGGGCGCGCGGCTGTCGCGCGTCGGCGACATGATGCATCAGGACATGCCGCTGGTGCCGGAAACCGCGCCCATGGCCGAGGCGCTGCTGACCATCAGCCAGAAAAGCTTTGGCGTGACCGGGGTGGTCGACGCCCAGGGCCGGCTGGTCGGCATCATCACCGATGGCGACCTGCGCCGCCATATGCAGGGGCTGCTGGATCACGCCGCGGCCGAGGTGATGACCCGCAATCCCCGCACCATCGCCGCCGATCAGCTGGCCGAGGCCGCGCTGGCCGAGATGCAGTCCCGCCGCATCACCAGCCTGTTCGTTGTCGATGACGAGGGCCGGCCGCAGGGGCTGATCCACATTCACGACTTCCTGCGCAGCGGCATGGTCTAGGCGATGACACGTTCGCGCATCGTGGCCTGGCTGCGCGTGATCCTGCCGCTGTCGGCGCTGGCACTGTTGTCGGTGCTGTTTCTGCTGGGCCGCAGCCCGAACCCCGAGGCCGCCATCCCCTATGCCGATGTCGATCCGCGCGATCTGGCAGAACGCCAGGCGATGACCCGGCCCAGCTATGCCGGCGTCACCACCGACGG from Paracoccus sp. SMMA_5_TC includes these protein-coding regions:
- a CDS encoding TonB-dependent receptor domain-containing protein; protein product: MRYQYIIPLAGVSLLALSTALLAQQATVQGQDKAVVLNPITLIAQGQENVEATGGVSITAEDLEALQPADVSELFARSSAVTVSGGAASAKRIHVFGLEQSNLAVSVDGVPQGPTSWHHTGSNVVDPAFLKSVEVEAGAAAADAGFGAAAGAVRYETVGARDLLSEGRNQGGRAALSYGSNGRGLSASLAGYGLYGGFDWFAMLHATDGKDYKAGNGLKMDGTAPSVLGGLVKLGYEFDAHRLELSYDRSRDDGDRTIKMNMDLSGPGIDRAVYPLQITRDTLTLKYSSTAPSDAWDPEAMIFVSDNRYERPNYLVGAVNGDMNLKNRTIGGKLQNTYTLGQGRITAGVDWAYDDYDVDNYGDTDVRYWTMQTMQVGAFVQGRFEFDNGIDLSTGLRLDHHRYTDFNGGRHADTGASVNGTLSYEFAEGYEVFAGASHTWLGYTFGEYALLHARGSDLYVASDYEPSSARNLKLGLNVDQANWTGNLTLFDTRLKDMGEFQFPEGAAPYLGNEAEYRSRGFTLQGAYSWGSGRIGGSFTKAKVTQDGVEVLPAGGAAVPVGEIATLYLDQEIPQHNLKFGGTVEWAGKLSSPEMTAAGFADHTSYTVVNLYGEWRPASYDNIAVHLGVDNLFDRAYYERSSYVQRQRGSRQIDPLYAPGRTVTLGVRMDF
- a CDS encoding ATP-binding cassette domain-containing protein, which gives rise to MVDSQNAAQPILRLRGVSKQFGAVQALQDIELDVHAGEVVALVGDNGAGKSTLIKVLAGVHQPTSGSIEFMGQPVTMDSPGRAIELGIATVFQDLALCENLDVVANLFLGQELSPWALDEVQMEVKAWTLLRELSARIPSVREPIASLSGGQRQTVAIARSLLTDPRIVMLDEPTAALGVAQTAEVLNLIERLRDRGLGVILISHNMEDVRAVADRIVVLRLGRNNGVFTAEDSNSDLIAAITGATENAVSRRQARKLEPAGDRT
- a CDS encoding LacI family DNA-binding transcriptional regulator; translated protein: MAEISENPGRRPTIYDIAQIAGASPSAVSAILNGTWKKRRISAALAERVGRIAREQGYAVNLQASLLRRDRSRIIGMIIPKYDNRYFGAIAEGFEIRARQRGLFPVITCTQRDPALEVEAAREMMSYQAECLIATGATDPDRIAEVCAQSGVRTINLDLPGQMMPSVVSDNFGGARDLAARILDRVQQDFGRAAPLHFIGGRAQDHNTRERLRGFLAAHAERGLAVPESQRIMHGYSATRTEAALAGLALADGSGVFVNSTIALEGFIRWLYGPGGRPDLRFGCFDWDPFAGFLPQNVGMMRQDVETMLARVFELVDRPPDVVRRMDIPCIFTPALPAQDC
- a CDS encoding winged helix DNA-binding protein codes for the protein MSDPDQSEKRNQPQALDRSWHLAASRSEQKVADLEYALMRCHEAFGRWQTECLAAVGDFNHSGPENALLHIIRMNDRPKTIHDLAHMANRNDIPNIQYSLRKLIAAGLVARSGSGRAGVIYQVTELGRSVTDRYARIRAELLVAGVDGVPGLMDRLADAARCLELLTGIYEQAARNAASLRRRPGHVAPGGDGGS
- a CDS encoding ABC transporter substrate-binding protein; this translates as MTSRFPLAAAPLALTTLLAGAAMAQEAATVAFLMPDQASTRYEQHDFPGFKAAMAELCADCTVIYQNANADVSLQQQQFNSVIAQGAKIVVLDPVDSSAAAGLVQIAQSQGVKVIAYDRPIPDVPADYYVSFDNKGIGQAIAQSLIDHLKAQGVPAGSGVLQINGSPTDAAAGLIRDGVDAALDASEYKTLAEYDTPDWAPPKAQEFTAGQINRFGAEIKGIVAANDGTAGGAIAALKAAGVNPLPPVTGNDATIAALQLIIAGDQYNTISKPSEIVARAAADVTVKFLKGETPEAKTTLYNTPSELFVPAVVTRENIKAEIFDKGIQTAEEVCTADYADACRELGIIQ
- a CDS encoding LLM class flavin-dependent oxidoreductase, translating into MNAAERLLDRDTFLLGTFATNCSGGMTVTKVPERWNNSFANNLRLAKMLDAAGIDFMLPIARWIGYGGETNFHGSVLETMTWAAGLLAQTRNLTVFSTIHTVANHPVVVAKQLATLDQIGNGRAGLNIVAGWNKPEYDALGLTLPDDHETRYGYAQEWFDIVKALWTRTEAFDWDGKYFKLRNVLGDPRPAAEIPILNAAGSAQGRGFAVQNANFLFTPAIDLGRSRDEIAELKAMGSNVGRKVGVMTFSHVVCRPTEKEARDYLEHTGKTNADWEAVDNLVRLQFAHAHSFPHDLLALIRDRMAAGHGGYPLVGTPEQVAEGLLALHAAGFNGTTLSFVDYAEEFPYFRDNVLPILAKAGIRAPAPEPVPA
- a CDS encoding cold-shock protein translates to MANGTVKWFNATKGFGFIAPENGGKDVFVHISALERAGIRQLNDGQPVTFEIETGRDGRQSARDLALA
- a CDS encoding MBL fold metallo-hydrolase, which codes for MMMTRRDLMGASLALGAATALGAAARASTPELNWTHFPAGANGFFRAPVLVSGPTEAVLIDAGFTYGDGRALADAIRASGRKLTTIYVSQSDPDYYFSLKPIQQTFPEAQVLAASETIAAIQANVVKKLETWGPQLQDNGPQTLDDIVMPQPFDGPALLVDGRPLEIVAATGLPNRRYIWSPDLQAVLGGVMIFSGVHVWTADTPSAESRAAWIDNLDRIAARQPQVVIPGHMTRDAATGLAAIDHTRNYLRAFEEELARASDAAALRAAMLARYPQLEMGVALDIGSKVATGEMRWG
- a CDS encoding LysR family transcriptional regulator: MGADVGPVNLNRLAYFVAVAETGSFTRAAQRLGIGKAVVSQQVSRLEDELRVTLLLRSTRKVQLTEAGRALQTRCAAIFAEAGSAIEEIARLKAEPQGFLRVAASDDYGSHRVAAVAARFCRTHPACRVELLLSDRQSDLIGDQVDVAIRVGWLEDSSHQARRIGGFRQLAVLAPDLSADVMVPADLAGLPFIANAALKEPLHWRFQRADGAVAAVRLTPVMTTNSTPAALAAALAGGGLTVLPDFLVADDLARGRLRQVLPDWHLPAGGVFAVYPAARYRAPKVTAFVDMLAAAHRTLGGGR
- a CDS encoding ribonuclease D, whose amino-acid sequence is MTIHLYRNDLPDDLDLGPVVAIDTETMGLDPRRDRLCLVQMSSGDGHAHLVQIARGQRQAPNLTRMLADPKVLKLFHFGRFDIAALEACFGVVTRPVWCTKIASKMVRTFTDRHGLKYLLAELVGVDISKQQQTSDWGAEELTEAQLEYAASDVLHLHQLKAELERRLEREGRLGLAQACFDFLPARAHLDLLGWGDENDIFHH
- a CDS encoding KpsF/GutQ family sugar-phosphate isomerase, with translation MSAYLDTAVRVIRTEAEGLNRLADTLGDSFDRAVALILSARGRVIVSGMGKSGHVGRKIAATLASTGTPAQFVHPAEASHGDLGMVTQGDVALVLSNSGETPELADLIAHTRRFQIPLIGVASRPGSTLLRQADVALDLPAAAEACGTGIVPTTSTTMTMALGDALAVALMEHRKFTPDHFRTFHPGGKLGARLSRVGDMMHQDMPLVPETAPMAEALLTISQKSFGVTGVVDAQGRLVGIITDGDLRRHMQGLLDHAAAEVMTRNPRTIAADQLAEAALAEMQSRRITSLFVVDDEGRPQGLIHIHDFLRSGMV